One segment of Polyangiaceae bacterium DNA contains the following:
- a CDS encoding DUF4259 domain-containing protein, giving the protein MGAWGTKTFETDVALDWLGDLEATDDADAFLEESLTPSMADDSLEADLAQHVVCAAEVVAAILGAPSAGLHSEVVTWVEAHSDLDVEPLAEQAVHALRLVLRESELNDLWAESEKHDEWRAPVVKLRKRLKEFADLG; this is encoded by the coding sequence ATGGGAGCTTGGGGCACGAAAACCTTCGAGACAGACGTCGCCTTGGACTGGCTCGGTGATCTCGAGGCGACCGATGACGCGGACGCGTTTCTGGAGGAGTCCCTGACGCCCAGCATGGCGGACGACAGCCTGGAAGCCGACCTGGCCCAACATGTCGTCTGCGCAGCGGAAGTCGTAGCCGCCATTCTTGGAGCACCCAGCGCCGGCCTACACTCTGAGGTCGTGACCTGGGTGGAAGCTCATAGCGACCTCGACGTAGAGCCGCTGGCGGAACAGGCAGTCCATGCATTGCGGCTGGTTCTTCGCGAGAGCGAGCTCAACGATCTGTGGGCGGAGAGCGAGAAGCATGACGAGTGGCGCGCGCCGGTGGTGAAGCTGCGCAAGCGATTGAAGGAATTCGCAGATCTCGGGTAG
- a CDS encoding CapA family protein yields MRIRARARSAFSAALPLLAAMGCKSERHEATGSAATSASAGATVGATVGAAPPSAEPAPVPTRMPPAAPPPGKARQITILAGGDVSLGRGAGQRILKDPSYNPFKEIAPLLATADFRFVNLESQLSDQGGETQSPNHFLIFTGPPGGAAVLKRAGIDMVSVANNHMWDYGKRALFETLDNLDQAGVAHAGARRQPNTQYEPVIVDIKGWKVAWFAVSHIWNQGPINLHEGRHYVAWASFDLLGKRLKKAVKENDLVFVSYHGGGEYVDVPMQWTRDFYRAVMSTGVHAIFGHHPHVPHGVGWTRGRPAFYSLGNLVFAMHSDYEWTGTSFFARVTIDEDKSISVQACPYYIMGHVPMLFDGRAKAARERSFVSHLRTLSASTGGASVGEPGEFSCVPVTPKQGLQPAL; encoded by the coding sequence ATGCGAATTCGCGCGCGCGCCCGTTCGGCCTTTTCAGCTGCGCTGCCGTTGTTGGCGGCGATGGGCTGCAAGAGCGAGCGTCACGAGGCAACTGGCTCGGCAGCCACATCGGCGAGTGCAGGCGCGACAGTCGGTGCCACCGTGGGTGCGGCACCGCCATCGGCCGAGCCTGCTCCCGTGCCGACACGCATGCCGCCAGCGGCGCCGCCCCCCGGCAAGGCGAGGCAGATCACGATCCTCGCCGGCGGTGACGTGTCACTCGGACGCGGCGCGGGGCAGCGAATCCTGAAGGACCCTTCCTACAATCCCTTCAAGGAGATCGCGCCGCTACTCGCGACCGCGGACTTTCGCTTCGTCAATCTGGAATCGCAGCTGAGCGATCAGGGCGGCGAGACGCAATCGCCCAATCACTTCCTGATCTTCACGGGCCCGCCCGGGGGCGCCGCAGTGCTGAAGCGCGCGGGCATCGACATGGTGTCCGTGGCGAACAACCACATGTGGGACTACGGCAAGCGCGCCTTGTTCGAGACCTTGGACAACCTGGACCAGGCGGGCGTCGCTCACGCGGGGGCGCGCAGGCAGCCGAACACGCAGTACGAACCCGTCATCGTCGACATCAAGGGCTGGAAGGTCGCGTGGTTTGCCGTCTCACACATTTGGAACCAGGGCCCGATCAATCTGCACGAGGGGCGGCACTACGTTGCTTGGGCCAGCTTCGACTTGCTCGGCAAGCGTCTGAAGAAGGCAGTGAAAGAGAACGACCTGGTATTCGTGAGCTACCACGGTGGTGGCGAATACGTGGACGTGCCGATGCAGTGGACGCGCGACTTCTATCGCGCCGTGATGTCCACCGGCGTCCACGCCATCTTCGGGCATCATCCTCACGTGCCCCACGGCGTGGGCTGGACTCGCGGGCGCCCCGCCTTCTACAGCCTCGGCAACCTGGTGTTCGCCATGCACAGTGACTACGAGTGGACGGGCACCAGCTTCTTTGCGCGCGTCACCATCGACGAGGACAAGTCCATCAGCGTGCAGGCGTGCCCCTACTACATCATGGGCCACGTTCCGATGCTCTTCGATGGCAGGGCAAAGGCCGCACGCGAGCGCTCCTTCGTCAGCCATCTGCGCACGCTCTCTGCTTCCACCGGCGGCGCGAGCGTCGGCGAGCCCGGCGAATTCTCCTGCGTGCCGGTGACACCGAAGCAAGGCCTTCAGCCCGCCCTTTGA
- a CDS encoding DUF5522 domain-containing protein, with the protein MSSSPRHPPEPPWRAAHAKALADGAEHYVDPLSGLLVFTEHYHRRRGKCCGSACRHCPFDHENVPKRRG; encoded by the coding sequence ATGTCTTCGTCGCCTCGCCATCCTCCTGAGCCGCCTTGGCGCGCAGCACACGCGAAGGCGCTGGCAGACGGCGCCGAACACTACGTCGATCCGCTCAGCGGCTTGCTCGTCTTCACCGAGCACTACCACCGCCGCCGAGGCAAGTGCTGCGGCTCGGCATGTCGTCACTGCCCCTTCGACCACGAGAACGTGCCCAAGCGCCGTGGGTGA
- a CDS encoding tetratricopeptide repeat protein encodes MKKSFPVGHFAAIAFAPMLLTACPKKMLVADKVAPDNPTAADARGSESVYVIEAKGQPLIVDWQPEARGDLEVAMKEGVAVVGFSEKGLRLLKDCHIDGQYGFIGVNTKEQVVRLLTAEEVKANLPGAGLGLLAKLGGEFGQSQALEIAIVMVGKKKTTWANASKKDLKGQCAGATHFVRGATIGAFAMRSGAKGKASTVAEIFGGGASASAAKSSDLANKDGLIDACRKALPDSNSPPQQCGSLIRLELAALSDEAVKKDTPPSDTPTVVKNDESEACPTGFVFAEGKCTKPTTVESHVCRFGDVQDCSVQCEKGNMASCDALGVMFAQGNNVSANPTEAAKLFVKACKGELPNGCYNLALTLFSGRGLPEAKDKAHILAQKACMDGHAQACAMAARQYHFGDGVAEDLKSAAKLYLQACKGGDKGACSDLGVMAHAGQGINQDDKIAAGLFKMACDGGAPIGCSNLGYLVEVGKGVKQDRATAAAIYQKACQQSTAECLWWGVAHQTGLNGTVDMNVAAAEWRKTCDASKAQGASSSGQLIACALVSELLGDKQPLDMQFLKQAVSVWSASCKSGDMRDCAQLGVAVLALGNKPLAQQTFAMACKGGDQWACAMAKHPRVR; translated from the coding sequence ATGAAGAAGTCGTTTCCGGTTGGCCACTTCGCAGCGATCGCCTTCGCTCCAATGCTCCTCACCGCCTGCCCCAAGAAGATGTTGGTGGCAGACAAGGTGGCTCCCGATAATCCCACTGCGGCGGACGCCCGCGGCTCCGAGAGCGTCTACGTGATCGAGGCCAAAGGCCAGCCGCTGATCGTGGACTGGCAGCCCGAAGCACGGGGCGACTTGGAAGTGGCCATGAAAGAAGGCGTGGCCGTCGTCGGGTTCAGTGAGAAAGGCCTGCGGCTGCTCAAGGACTGCCACATCGATGGCCAGTACGGCTTCATTGGCGTGAACACCAAAGAGCAAGTCGTCCGCTTGCTGACCGCGGAGGAAGTGAAGGCGAACTTGCCGGGCGCAGGTCTGGGTCTCCTAGCCAAGCTCGGCGGTGAGTTCGGTCAGAGCCAAGCGCTCGAGATCGCCATCGTGATGGTTGGCAAGAAGAAGACGACCTGGGCGAACGCCTCGAAGAAAGATCTCAAGGGTCAGTGCGCCGGTGCCACCCACTTCGTGCGTGGGGCCACCATCGGTGCTTTCGCCATGCGCAGCGGTGCCAAGGGCAAGGCCAGTACCGTCGCGGAGATCTTCGGCGGGGGCGCCAGTGCGTCTGCAGCCAAGTCCAGCGACCTGGCGAACAAAGACGGCTTGATCGACGCCTGTCGCAAAGCACTGCCGGACTCGAACTCACCACCGCAGCAATGTGGGTCGTTGATTCGCCTCGAGTTGGCGGCGCTGAGTGACGAGGCTGTGAAGAAAGACACGCCGCCTTCGGACACACCCACCGTGGTGAAGAACGACGAGAGTGAGGCGTGTCCGACTGGCTTCGTGTTCGCCGAGGGCAAGTGCACCAAGCCCACGACCGTGGAGTCACACGTGTGCAGGTTCGGCGACGTCCAGGATTGCAGCGTTCAATGCGAAAAGGGCAACATGGCAAGCTGCGACGCCCTGGGCGTGATGTTTGCCCAAGGCAACAACGTCAGCGCCAATCCGACCGAGGCTGCCAAGCTCTTCGTCAAAGCGTGCAAAGGTGAGCTGCCGAACGGCTGCTACAACCTTGCACTCACTTTGTTTTCCGGTAGAGGGCTGCCCGAAGCGAAGGACAAGGCGCACATCCTCGCGCAGAAGGCCTGCATGGACGGTCACGCTCAAGCCTGCGCCATGGCCGCGCGGCAGTACCACTTCGGGGACGGCGTGGCGGAAGATCTGAAGAGCGCGGCGAAGCTGTACCTGCAAGCCTGCAAGGGAGGCGACAAGGGCGCGTGCAGCGACTTGGGCGTGATGGCCCATGCGGGACAAGGCATCAACCAGGACGACAAGATCGCAGCGGGTCTGTTCAAGATGGCCTGCGACGGCGGCGCGCCCATCGGTTGCAGCAACCTGGGCTACCTCGTCGAGGTGGGCAAAGGCGTGAAGCAAGACCGCGCGACGGCCGCTGCTATCTATCAGAAGGCGTGTCAGCAGAGTACGGCGGAGTGCCTGTGGTGGGGCGTCGCGCACCAGACCGGCTTGAACGGCACGGTGGACATGAACGTGGCCGCTGCGGAGTGGCGCAAGACCTGTGACGCCTCGAAAGCGCAGGGTGCGTCGTCTTCGGGGCAGCTCATTGCCTGCGCGCTCGTCAGCGAACTCCTCGGGGACAAGCAGCCTCTGGACATGCAGTTCCTGAAGCAGGCCGTGTCCGTGTGGAGCGCCAGCTGCAAGAGCGGCGACATGCGCGACTGCGCGCAGCTGGGCGTCGCGGTGCTCGCCCTTGGCAACAAGCCCCTCGCTCAGCAGACCTTCGCCATGGCTTGCAAGGGTGGCGACCAGTGGGCCTGCGCCATGGCAAAGCACCCGCGAGTGCGCTGA
- a CDS encoding EI24 domain-containing protein, with translation MKGGPGFRAGLSSLGFGFRFLLTSPRSLPYAIVPALVLMVLVTISVAISVSLIRPWAEGWIHGDGASTWVTWAGAAVGWLVAILAGLIGLLVSLALAAPLSAPALERLVAHAEEKLGVPSRAESGFFAEMWIGLKSQAFAFCIALPILLLLWIVDLLLPPAVVVTVPLKLLVAAFSLSWNLLDYPLTLRGMRMRDRMKLLGAHKRATMSFGVAFAILFWLPCFQVLMLPVGVLAATRLVWMLAQASPELATSIGLALPAEPEVPALAADGSGLASAQTASAQAGSSSVPS, from the coding sequence ATGAAGGGCGGTCCGGGGTTTCGTGCGGGCTTGAGCAGCCTGGGCTTTGGCTTCCGGTTTCTGCTGACCAGCCCGCGCTCCCTGCCCTACGCCATCGTGCCCGCCCTGGTGCTCATGGTCTTGGTGACGATCAGCGTGGCGATCTCAGTCAGCCTGATTCGCCCCTGGGCGGAAGGTTGGATCCACGGCGACGGCGCCAGCACGTGGGTCACCTGGGCGGGCGCTGCGGTCGGCTGGTTGGTGGCGATTCTGGCAGGACTAATCGGGCTCTTGGTGTCCCTGGCGCTCGCTGCGCCGCTGTCTGCACCCGCGCTGGAGCGCCTGGTCGCGCACGCCGAGGAGAAGCTAGGAGTTCCCTCCCGCGCCGAGAGCGGCTTCTTCGCAGAAATGTGGATCGGCTTGAAGTCGCAAGCCTTCGCTTTCTGCATCGCACTACCGATCCTGCTCCTGCTGTGGATCGTGGATCTACTCTTGCCACCCGCGGTGGTGGTCACAGTGCCCCTGAAGCTACTCGTCGCCGCGTTTTCCCTGAGCTGGAACTTGCTCGACTATCCGCTCACCCTGCGCGGCATGCGTATGCGCGATCGCATGAAGCTCCTTGGAGCGCACAAGCGCGCGACGATGAGCTTCGGGGTTGCGTTCGCGATCTTGTTCTGGCTTCCGTGCTTTCAGGTGTTGATGCTGCCGGTCGGCGTCCTTGCTGCCACGCGCTTGGTATGGATGCTCGCCCAAGCGTCGCCCGAACTCGCGACGTCCATCGGCCTCGCGCTTCCCGCCGAGCCTGAAGTGCCAGCACTGGCTGCGGATGGTTCTGGACTTGCGAGCGCTCAGACCGCGAGCGCTCAGGCTGGATCGAGCTCGGTTCCGTCGTAG